The following coding sequences lie in one Streptomyces venezuelae genomic window:
- a CDS encoding phosphatase PAP2 family protein, translated as MHDMDHRLLSALRDCGSDARVAAAARALSRTGEHGALWIAAGLAGAAVDRERRGAWLRGTALTAAAHLASMGVKRVVRRPRPAALGGIEPLVRTAGRHSFPSSHATSAAAAVVAYGALRPVGAHLLPPLAAAMCVSRMVVGVHYPSDVAAGAALGALTARAGAGWMNAARMNGGRTDA; from the coding sequence ATGCACGACATGGACCACCGGTTGCTGTCGGCCCTGCGCGACTGCGGCAGCGACGCGCGCGTGGCGGCCGCCGCCCGCGCCCTGTCCCGCACCGGCGAGCACGGCGCACTCTGGATCGCCGCAGGCCTGGCGGGCGCCGCCGTCGACCGCGAACGCCGGGGCGCCTGGCTGCGCGGCACCGCCCTCACCGCCGCCGCCCACCTGGCCAGTATGGGCGTCAAGCGCGTCGTGCGCCGCCCGCGCCCCGCCGCCCTGGGGGGCATCGAACCTCTCGTACGCACCGCGGGCCGGCACTCCTTCCCCAGCTCGCACGCCACCTCCGCCGCCGCGGCCGTCGTCGCGTACGGCGCGCTGCGCCCCGTCGGAGCCCACCTCCTGCCGCCACTGGCCGCCGCGATGTGCGTCTCCCGGATGGTCGTCGGCGTCCACTACCCCTCGGACGTGGCCGCGGGCGCGGCGCTCGGCGCGCTCACCGCGCGCGCGGGCGCGGGCTGGATGAACGCGGCCCGGATGAACGGAGGCCGCACCGATGCCTGA
- a CDS encoding decaprenyl-phosphate phosphoribosyltransferase, with amino-acid sequence MPEPVATLLERPGPPRTPRQGAVGLPLGLLRTARPRQWVKNVLVVAAPAAAGELFSRHAVTQVAIVFVLFTAAASAVYLINDARDADADRAHPTKCRRPVACGQVPVPVAYAVGGLLAVLAPTAATILCTPLTAALLAAYVGMQLAYCISLKHVLVVDLTIVTTGFLMRAMIGGLALDIPLSRWFLITTGFCALFMVSAKRYSEAVQMSASSGELGATRALLTEYTTGYLRFVWQLAAGVAVLAYCLWAMEEGGTADGGSLPWRQLSMAAFILAILRYAVFADRGTAGEPEDVVLRDRALAVIGVVWLAMYGLAVADW; translated from the coding sequence ATGCCTGAACCCGTCGCCACGCTCCTCGAACGGCCCGGACCGCCCCGGACACCGCGCCAGGGCGCCGTCGGCCTGCCGCTCGGCCTCCTGAGGACCGCACGCCCCCGCCAGTGGGTGAAGAACGTCCTCGTCGTCGCCGCCCCCGCGGCCGCCGGTGAACTCTTCTCGCGGCACGCCGTCACTCAAGTCGCGATCGTTTTCGTCCTGTTCACCGCCGCCGCGTCCGCCGTCTACCTGATCAACGACGCCCGCGACGCCGACGCCGACCGCGCGCACCCCACCAAGTGCCGCAGACCGGTCGCCTGCGGACAGGTGCCGGTGCCCGTCGCGTACGCCGTGGGAGGGCTCCTCGCCGTCCTCGCGCCGACGGCCGCCACCATCCTGTGCACGCCGCTCACCGCGGCGCTCCTGGCCGCGTACGTGGGCATGCAACTCGCCTACTGCATCAGCCTCAAGCACGTCCTCGTCGTCGACCTCACCATCGTCACGACCGGCTTCCTGATGCGTGCCATGATCGGCGGCCTCGCGCTCGACATCCCGCTGTCGCGCTGGTTCCTGATCACCACGGGCTTCTGCGCGCTCTTCATGGTCTCCGCCAAGCGCTACTCCGAAGCCGTCCAGATGTCCGCGAGCTCCGGGGAGCTGGGCGCCACGCGCGCGTTGCTCACCGAGTACACCACCGGGTACCTGCGCTTCGTGTGGCAACTGGCCGCGGGCGTCGCCGTCCTCGCGTACTGCCTGTGGGCGATGGAGGAGGGCGGCACCGCCGACGGCGGCTCCCTGCCCTGGCGCCAGCTGTCCATGGCCGCGTTCATCCTCGCCATCCTGCGCTACGCCGTCTTCGCCGACCGCGGCACCGCCGGAGAGCCCGAGGACGTCGTCCTGCGGGACAGGGCGCTCGCCGTGATCGGCGTGGTGTGGCTCGCCATGTACGGGCTCGCGGTCGCGGACTGGTGA
- a CDS encoding GtrA family protein produces the protein MSVTSLRVRLRALGPELLGFAAAGICAYAADLGLFIWLRGPVGLDPLTAKSLSFVAGCSVAYAGNALGTYRGKTAEISRLRQYAVFFAVNIAGALVQLLCIAVSHYGLGHTSQRADTVSGAGIGMALATVLRFWGTRTLVFRTTGRTTGRTPGTEASWTG, from the coding sequence GTGAGTGTGACGTCCCTGCGCGTACGGCTGCGCGCGCTCGGGCCCGAACTGCTCGGCTTCGCCGCCGCCGGGATCTGCGCGTACGCCGCCGACCTCGGCCTCTTCATCTGGCTGCGTGGACCCGTCGGCCTGGACCCGCTCACCGCCAAATCCCTCTCCTTCGTGGCGGGGTGTTCCGTGGCGTACGCCGGCAACGCCCTCGGCACCTACCGCGGGAAGACCGCGGAGATCTCGCGGCTGCGCCAGTACGCGGTGTTCTTCGCCGTCAACATCGCGGGCGCCCTCGTCCAGCTGCTGTGCATCGCCGTGTCCCACTACGGACTCGGTCACACCTCGCAGCGCGCGGACACCGTCTCGGGCGCCGGCATCGGTATGGCACTCGCCACTGTTCTGCGCTTCTGGGGTACCCGGACCTTGGTCTTCCGCACAACGGGCAGGACAACAGGCAGGACACCAGGCACGGAGGCGTCATGGACTGGCTGA
- a CDS encoding YihY/virulence factor BrkB family protein, which produces MDWLKKLPGIGPLVAKGMRTHAWQSYERLDEVHWTRLAAAMTFISFLALFPLLTVAAAIAAATLSKKQQDTLESKISEQVPGISDQLNLDALVENAGTVGLVAGALLLFTGIGWVGSMRECLRAVWELPDEEENPVLRKVKDAGVLFGLGGAGLASFAASALASTAVGRTADLFGIDERGWGTVLLQVLAFAIAVLADFLLLLYVLTLLPGVQPDRRRLITAALIGAAGFELLKLLLGGYMKGVAAKNMYGAFGVPVALLLWINFTAKLLLFCAAWTATHSASSSTPKEEEASGPSRQS; this is translated from the coding sequence ATGGACTGGCTGAAGAAACTTCCCGGCATCGGGCCGCTCGTCGCGAAAGGCATGCGCACACACGCGTGGCAGTCCTACGAACGACTCGACGAGGTGCACTGGACGCGCCTCGCCGCCGCCATGACGTTCATCAGTTTCCTCGCGCTCTTCCCGCTGCTCACCGTCGCCGCCGCGATCGCCGCGGCGACGCTCTCGAAGAAGCAGCAGGACACGCTGGAGAGCAAGATCTCCGAGCAGGTCCCCGGCATCTCCGACCAGCTGAACCTGGACGCCCTCGTCGAGAACGCGGGCACCGTCGGCCTCGTCGCGGGCGCCCTGCTGCTCTTCACCGGCATCGGCTGGGTCGGCTCGATGCGGGAGTGCCTGCGGGCCGTCTGGGAGCTGCCGGACGAGGAGGAGAATCCCGTCCTGCGCAAGGTCAAGGACGCGGGCGTGCTGTTCGGGCTCGGCGGCGCGGGACTCGCGTCGTTCGCCGCGTCCGCGCTCGCGTCGACCGCCGTCGGCCGGACCGCCGACCTGTTCGGCATCGACGAGCGGGGCTGGGGCACGGTGCTGCTCCAGGTCCTCGCGTTCGCCATCGCCGTCCTCGCGGACTTCCTGCTGCTGCTCTACGTCCTGACGCTGCTGCCCGGCGTACAGCCGGACCGGCGGCGGCTGATCACCGCCGCGCTGATCGGCGCGGCCGGCTTCGAACTGCTCAAGCTGTTGCTCGGCGGCTACATGAAGGGCGTCGCCGCGAAGAACATGTACGGCGCCTTCGGAGTGCCCGTCGCGCTCCTCCTGTGGATCAACTTCACGGCGAAGCTGCTGTTGTTCTGCGCGGCGTGGACGGCGACGCACAGCGCGTCGTCGTCCACGCCGAAGGAAGAGGAGGCGTCAGGCCCCTCACGTCAGTCCTGA
- a CDS encoding D-alanyl-D-alanine carboxypeptidase family protein has product MSTAAPALADGKPGGDDNQPKPPAKMSTVGGARLGEAGTQVQLKPGAPVLPKELTGRSWIVSDAETGEVMASHNAHWRLPPASTLKMLFADTVLPKFPKSQKHKVTLADLAGIGAGSSMVGIKENETYSVHDLWLGVFLKSGNDAVHVLSAMNEGVPRTVKDMQKHAEELQALDTHVVSPDGYDAKGQVSSAYDLSLFARSGLQKKDFREYCATATAQFPGETKKVEKGKDKGKTKRGTFEIQNTNRLLTGAPGISAYKGIAGVKNGYTSNAGNTFTGVAERNGKVLLVTVMNPSSGEAHAVYKETASLFDWGFKAAGKVDPVGQLVAPKGAAGGAGKGAPGSGGEGTDTEKAAHSSDSGGSGMGTALAITGGVLVVLAGGAFVIRRRLPLPGQAGRRTSQD; this is encoded by the coding sequence ATGTCGACCGCAGCGCCCGCGCTCGCGGACGGAAAGCCCGGAGGCGACGACAACCAACCGAAGCCGCCCGCCAAGATGTCCACCGTGGGCGGTGCGCGGCTCGGCGAGGCGGGCACCCAGGTGCAGCTCAAGCCGGGCGCGCCGGTGCTGCCGAAGGAGCTGACGGGGCGTTCGTGGATCGTCTCGGACGCCGAGACGGGCGAGGTCATGGCCTCGCACAACGCGCACTGGCGGCTGCCTCCGGCGAGCACCCTGAAGATGCTCTTCGCCGACACGGTCCTGCCGAAGTTCCCCAAGTCGCAGAAGCACAAGGTCACGCTCGCCGACCTGGCGGGCATCGGCGCGGGCAGCAGCATGGTCGGCATCAAGGAGAACGAGACGTACAGCGTCCACGACCTGTGGCTCGGCGTCTTCCTGAAGTCGGGCAACGACGCGGTGCACGTCCTGTCCGCGATGAACGAGGGTGTCCCGCGGACCGTCAAGGACATGCAGAAGCACGCCGAGGAGCTCCAGGCCCTCGACACGCACGTCGTCTCCCCGGACGGTTACGACGCCAAGGGGCAGGTCTCCTCGGCGTACGACCTGTCGCTGTTCGCCCGGTCGGGGCTGCAGAAGAAGGACTTCCGCGAGTACTGCGCGACGGCGACGGCCCAGTTCCCCGGGGAGACCAAGAAGGTCGAGAAGGGCAAGGACAAGGGCAAGACGAAGCGCGGCACCTTCGAGATCCAGAACACCAACCGGCTGCTCACGGGCGCGCCCGGCATCAGCGCGTACAAGGGCATCGCGGGCGTCAAGAACGGCTACACCTCGAACGCGGGAAACACGTTCACCGGTGTCGCCGAACGGAACGGCAAGGTCCTCCTCGTCACCGTCATGAACCCCTCCTCCGGTGAGGCGCACGCGGTCTACAAGGAGACCGCCAGCCTCTTCGACTGGGGCTTCAAGGCCGCGGGCAAGGTCGACCCCGTGGGTCAGCTGGTCGCTCCGAAGGGTGCCGCGGGCGGCGCCGGCAAGGGCGCCCCGGGCAGCGGCGGTGAGGGAACGGACACGGAGAAGGCCGCGCACTCCTCCGACAGCGGGGGCAGCGGCATGGGCACCGCGCTCGCGATCACGGGCGGCGTGCTCGTGGTGCTCGCGGGCGGCGCCTTCGTGATCCGGCGCCGGCTGCCGCTGCCGGGCCAGGCGGGCCGGCGTACGTCTCAGGACTGA
- a CDS encoding SCO4848 family membrane protein has product MKLSRPVSWFLLAFGVWSWFIWITFVKNLWKDGSGLAFDDADNPTGYFWVHLTLAVVSFVLGTVVGTIGFRGVRALRRTS; this is encoded by the coding sequence ATGAAGCTCAGCCGCCCTGTCTCCTGGTTCCTGCTCGCCTTCGGGGTGTGGAGCTGGTTCATCTGGATCACTTTCGTCAAGAACCTGTGGAAGGACGGCAGCGGGCTCGCCTTCGACGACGCGGACAACCCGACCGGGTACTTCTGGGTGCACCTGACGCTTGCCGTTGTCTCCTTTGTCTTGGGGACGGTGGTAGGCACCATCGGGTTCCGCGGAGTCCGTGCTCTGCGCAGAACGTCATAG
- a CDS encoding metallophosphoesterase, giving the protein MVALMVLVGVAVLAAFAALHWYAWRRLVRDTTAGPGFARRAGTVVFVAAPLTMFAALVAERTGAPFLLQRVLAWPGFLWMALSLYLLLALIVGELARPLLRRWVERKERVEAAPEGEKAAPAPAPVTAPEPAPVTAPAPAPVTAPEPAPEKKITAPSRRLFVSRVVGGTAAAVAAGTVGYGTYGVLRGPKVKRVTVPLAKLPRAAHGFRIAVVSDIHLGPILGRGFTQRVVDTVNATQPDLIAVVGDLVDGSVEHLAPAAAPLAGMRARHGAYFVTGNHEYFSGAEQWVDHVRELGLHPLRNARTELPGFDLAGVDDVAGEDEGKGPDFAEALGDRDRSRASVLLAHQPVVIHDAVEHGVDLQLSGHTHGGQLWPGNLIADLANPTLAGLERYGDTQLYVTRGAGAWGPPVRVGAPSDITVVELASRRA; this is encoded by the coding sequence GTGGTTGCCCTCATGGTCCTCGTGGGCGTGGCCGTCCTGGCGGCCTTCGCGGCCCTCCACTGGTACGCGTGGCGCCGCCTCGTCCGGGACACCACGGCCGGGCCCGGGTTCGCCCGGCGCGCCGGGACGGTGGTCTTCGTCGCGGCGCCGCTGACGATGTTCGCGGCGCTCGTGGCCGAGCGGACCGGGGCGCCGTTCCTGCTCCAGCGGGTCCTCGCCTGGCCGGGCTTCCTGTGGATGGCCCTGTCGCTCTACCTGCTGCTCGCGCTGATCGTGGGGGAGCTCGCGCGTCCGCTGCTGCGGCGGTGGGTGGAGCGGAAGGAACGGGTGGAGGCTGCCCCCGAGGGCGAAAAGGCTGCCCCCGCACCTGCCCCGGTGACTGCACCCGAACCCGCCCCGGTGACCGCCCCCGCACCTGCCCCGGTGACCGCACCCGAACCTGCCCCCGAGAAGAAGATCACCGCCCCCTCCCGCCGCCTCTTCGTCTCCCGCGTCGTCGGCGGCACCGCTGCCGCCGTCGCCGCCGGAACCGTGGGCTACGGAACGTACGGCGTCCTGCGCGGCCCCAAGGTGAAGCGCGTCACCGTGCCGCTGGCGAAACTGCCGCGCGCGGCGCACGGGTTCAGGATCGCCGTGGTCAGCGACATCCACCTCGGCCCGATCCTCGGCCGCGGCTTCACGCAGCGCGTGGTCGACACCGTCAACGCCACACAGCCCGACCTGATCGCCGTGGTGGGCGACCTGGTGGACGGCAGCGTCGAACACCTCGCCCCCGCGGCGGCGCCGCTGGCCGGAATGCGCGCGCGGCACGGCGCGTACTTCGTCACCGGCAACCACGAGTACTTCTCCGGCGCCGAGCAGTGGGTCGACCACGTACGCGAACTCGGCCTGCACCCCCTGCGCAACGCCCGCACCGAGCTCCCCGGCTTCGACCTCGCGGGCGTCGACGACGTGGCGGGCGAGGACGAGGGCAAGGGCCCCGACTTCGCCGAGGCGCTCGGCGACCGGGACCGCTCACGGGCCTCCGTGCTCCTCGCCCACCAGCCCGTCGTCATCCACGACGCGGTGGAACACGGCGTGGACCTGCAACTGTCCGGCCACACGCACGGCGGCCAGCTCTGGCCGGGCAACCTGATCGCCGACCTGGCCAACCCCACGCTCGCGGGCCTGGAACGGTACGGCGACACACAGCTCTACGTCACCCGCGGCGCGGGCGCGTGGGGCCCGCCGGTACGCGTCGGGGCGCCCTCGGACATCACGGTCGTGGAACTGGCGTCCCGCAGAGCCTGA
- a CDS encoding MFS transporter, producing MPLPRPSSYPLLRNRPFRLLLTGRTLSLVGDAVIPAALALAVLRATGSSSALALVLGCAMGPRLLLLPLGGVVADRFDPRTVALVTDLARCGTQLFVGVELLGGSPGLWHIAVAEAVGGAASAFAMPTLPSLITGTVAPQDRHGANALFGVVRSGTVLGGPALAGLLIATAGPGWAFVLDAVSFAVSACLLSAVRLPYAHSGAAAPSRPSKSLRDDLVEGWQEVRSRDWYWTSLVAHAAWNGAAAVLMTLGPALAVQELGGEGVWIWFLQVGAVGLLLGSLLAGKARPRRPVLVANLGLATYALPLALLAAGAPAPAVIAAYGLAQAGLGFLSPVWETSVQAAIPAPVLARVTSYDWLLSMAAMPLGYVLAPLAASVWGAGPPLWVAAAVVGAACAGTAAVPGVRRFTLPAPAPTPSSRSPRDDTPPTPPPSRRADADRGRVRPPTRRVS from the coding sequence ATGCCGCTCCCACGACCGTCGTCGTATCCCCTGCTGCGCAACCGGCCCTTCCGGCTCCTGCTGACCGGCCGCACCCTCTCCCTCGTCGGCGACGCGGTGATCCCCGCGGCCCTCGCCCTCGCCGTGCTCCGCGCCACCGGATCCAGCTCCGCGCTGGCCCTCGTCCTCGGCTGCGCGATGGGGCCGCGCCTGCTCCTGCTGCCGCTCGGCGGGGTGGTCGCGGACCGCTTCGACCCGCGTACCGTCGCGCTCGTCACGGACCTGGCGCGCTGCGGCACCCAGCTCTTCGTGGGAGTCGAACTGCTCGGCGGCTCACCGGGGTTGTGGCACATCGCCGTCGCCGAGGCCGTCGGCGGCGCCGCGTCCGCCTTCGCCATGCCGACGTTGCCCTCGCTGATCACGGGCACGGTCGCGCCCCAGGACCGGCACGGCGCCAACGCCCTGTTCGGCGTGGTCCGCAGCGGCACGGTCCTGGGCGGCCCCGCCCTCGCCGGTCTCCTCATCGCCACCGCGGGTCCGGGCTGGGCGTTCGTGCTCGACGCCGTCTCGTTCGCGGTCAGCGCCTGCCTGCTCTCGGCCGTACGGCTGCCGTACGCGCACAGCGGCGCCGCGGCGCCGTCCCGGCCCTCGAAGTCCCTGCGCGACGACCTGGTCGAAGGCTGGCAGGAGGTGCGGAGCCGGGACTGGTACTGGACGAGCCTGGTCGCCCACGCCGCCTGGAACGGTGCCGCCGCGGTCCTCATGACCCTCGGGCCCGCCCTGGCCGTCCAGGAGTTGGGTGGTGAGGGCGTGTGGATCTGGTTCCTTCAGGTGGGCGCCGTCGGGCTGTTGCTCGGTTCGCTGCTCGCCGGGAAGGCCAGGCCGCGGCGTCCGGTCCTGGTGGCCAACCTGGGGCTCGCGACGTACGCCCTGCCGCTCGCCCTGCTCGCCGCCGGGGCGCCCGCCCCCGCCGTCATCGCCGCCTACGGCCTCGCGCAGGCGGGGCTCGGGTTCCTCAGCCCCGTCTGGGAGACCTCGGTGCAGGCGGCGATACCGGCCCCGGTGCTGGCCCGCGTCACCTCGTACGACTGGCTGCTCTCGATGGCGGCGATGCCCCTCGGCTACGTCCTCGCGCCGCTCGCGGCGAGCGTCTGGGGTGCCGGGCCGCCGCTGTGGGTCGCGGCGGCGGTCGTGGGCGCGGCCTGTGCGGGCACGGCGGCGGTTCCCGGCGTGCGCCGCTTCACGCTCCCCGCACCAGCGCCCACACCGTCTTCCCGCAGCCCCCGCGACGACACACCCCCCACGCCTCCGCCGTCGCGTCGAGCAGACGCAGACCGCGGCCGTGTTCGTCCTCCCACGCGCCGGGTTTCCTGA
- a CDS encoding MarR family winged helix-turn-helix transcriptional regulator, with translation MTHGPQGGPAADGTPRDWTDGHVERWLPVLPTLDPDIEGAVTRMEKLTVHLRRVREQSLVDFDLERHEFDTLHKLAGRGGAASPSELAADLDLAPASVTGRLDGLERRGLVRRTPSRRDRRRVDVELTESGTTAWEGAMEILGREEERLLHVLPAEERRRLSDMLRRIMTVAEKGGDAGWR, from the coding sequence ATGACGCACGGCCCTCAGGGCGGTCCGGCGGCGGACGGAACTCCCCGGGACTGGACGGACGGTCACGTCGAGCGCTGGCTGCCCGTCCTGCCCACGCTCGACCCGGACATCGAGGGCGCGGTCACCCGCATGGAGAAGCTCACCGTCCATCTGCGCCGCGTCCGCGAGCAGTCCCTCGTCGACTTCGACCTGGAGCGCCACGAGTTCGACACCCTGCACAAGCTCGCGGGCCGGGGCGGCGCGGCAAGCCCCTCGGAGCTCGCCGCGGACCTGGACCTCGCGCCCGCCTCCGTCACGGGCCGCCTCGACGGCCTGGAACGCCGGGGGCTCGTCCGCCGGACGCCGTCGAGGAGGGACCGGCGCCGGGTCGACGTCGAACTGACGGAGTCGGGCACGACGGCGTGGGAGGGCGCGATGGAGATCCTGGGCCGCGAGGAGGAGCGCCTCCTCCACGTTCTCCCCGCGGAGGAGCGGCGGCGGCTCTCCGACATGCTGCGCCGGATCATGACGGTGGCCGAGAAGGGCGGAGACGCGGGGTGGCGGTGA
- a CDS encoding VOC family protein yields MSDNQPVGLLGFDNVLFPVGDLGEAVGFYERAGFPVEARIDELGLAILKVGKETPGLLLRVEDGIVPRTPPWPSPRIWLEVPDARAKGQALAAAGIPLLNEPFSVATGWTVEITDAWGNVVGFTDYLKRPELARTA; encoded by the coding sequence ATGTCAGACAACCAGCCGGTCGGACTGCTCGGCTTCGACAACGTCCTGTTCCCCGTCGGCGACCTCGGCGAGGCCGTCGGCTTCTACGAGCGGGCCGGCTTCCCGGTCGAGGCCCGCATCGACGAACTCGGGCTCGCGATCCTGAAGGTCGGCAAGGAGACACCGGGCCTGCTCCTGCGCGTGGAGGACGGCATCGTGCCGCGTACGCCGCCGTGGCCCTCCCCCCGCATCTGGCTTGAGGTCCCCGACGCCCGCGCGAAGGGCCAGGCCCTGGCGGCGGCGGGCATCCCCCTCCTGAACGAACCGTTCTCCGTGGCCACCGGCTGGACCGTGGAGATCACCGACGCATGGGGGAACGTCGTCGGCTTCACGGACTACCTGAAACGCCCGGAACTGGCCCGGACCGCCTGA